The Shewanella sp. KX20019 genome window below encodes:
- a CDS encoding formylglycine-generating enzyme family protein translates to MRLSLLSVTTLLSLTLIQGCASSIDKNINVELKQQIMSEMVWVEGGEFSMGSACGTGTISECPARLVSVDSFYIGQYEVTQGLFDSVLSGSSPYFPGAKMPMNNLSWQQAKYFISQLNLQTGLQFRLPTEAEWEYAAKGGTKSKGYRYSGSNDIDSVGWYVANSANKAHQVGLKQPNELGLYDMTGNVGEMVEDAFDTDYYHYGPSHNPLNSIESTHHLAYKSVRGGSLAYDTDESANSSRDSASQSAIMPDIGLRLVLSVN, encoded by the coding sequence ATGCGCCTAAGTTTACTTTCAGTCACAACCTTGCTCTCTCTAACATTGATACAGGGCTGTGCATCCTCAATTGATAAAAACATCAATGTTGAGCTAAAACAGCAAATTATGTCTGAAATGGTGTGGGTTGAAGGCGGTGAATTTAGCATGGGCAGTGCGTGTGGCACTGGCACTATAAGTGAATGCCCTGCGCGGTTAGTTTCTGTAGATAGTTTCTATATCGGTCAATATGAAGTGACACAAGGGTTATTTGATTCTGTACTCAGCGGTTCTAGCCCCTATTTTCCCGGCGCCAAAATGCCAATGAATAACTTGAGCTGGCAGCAAGCTAAGTATTTTATTAGCCAATTAAATTTGCAAACGGGATTGCAGTTTAGACTGCCAACAGAAGCTGAGTGGGAATACGCCGCTAAAGGTGGGACAAAAAGTAAAGGCTACCGTTATAGCGGTTCGAACGATATCGATAGCGTAGGTTGGTACGTGGCTAACTCAGCAAATAAAGCACACCAAGTCGGATTGAAGCAACCAAATGAGCTAGGGCTTTATGACATGACTGGTAATGTAGGGGAGATGGTAGAGGACGCATTCGATACCGACTATTACCATTATGGCCCAAGTCATAATCCGCTTAATTCGATCGAGTCTACTCATCACCTAGCCTATAAATCAGTGCGAGGAGGCAGTTTGGCGTATGACACGGATGAGTCAGCAAATTCCTCTAGAGATTCAGCAAGTCAAAGTGCAATTATGCCCGATATTGGTCTGCGCTTAGTGCTATCTGTGAATTGA